One part of the Cyprinus carpio isolate SPL01 chromosome B12, ASM1834038v1, whole genome shotgun sequence genome encodes these proteins:
- the LOC109105175 gene encoding G-protein coupled receptor family C group 5 member C-like isoform X1 has protein sequence MAHLTSKSQCFHLLLFIALCVFPGSLAQTSIPRGCGDNVDSLYFNLCDLTAVWGVVVEAFAAAGLVATLILLIVLLASLPFVTDRKWRSSLGLHAVFLIFTFGLFALTFAFIVGRNFATCTSRRFLFGVLFAGCFSCLLMQAIRLNILARRNSAPRGWVWCLGALGLWLVEVVINTEWLIITIVRYPTNITGILASAYPFPCNIENQDFVMALIYVLNLLLTVVVASVPILAGKHKRWRKDGAFILVTGLISVGIWVAWIVMYVYGNTKHGGPTWDDPTLAIVLVSNAWVFLLLHTVPAVCSLSEEDEDEAVEENLYPSRGYENILKEQSAQSIYVENKAFSMDEPNAGNKPVSPYSGYNGQHRSCVYQPTELAIITKGVVNQQMESYDNIIPRASTGTPPRAQSGHTSPSAQLDDMRQIYTNGHFNRRPQ, from the exons ATGGCTCACCTCACCTCCAAATCCCAATGTTTTCATCTTCTGCTCTTCATCGCTCTATGCGTCTTTCCTGGATCACTGGCCCAGACTTCGATCCCCAGGGGCTGTGGAGATAATGTGGACTCCTTGTATTTCAACCTCTGTGACCTGACAGCAGTCTGGGGTGTTGTAGTTGAGGCATTTGCAGCTGCTGGTTTGGTGGCAACCCTGATTCTTCTGATCGTGCTGCTAGCCAGCCTTCCCTTCGTCACTGACAGGAAGTGGCGCAGTTCGTTGGGGCTTCATGCAGTCTTCCTCATCTTCACATTTGGACTGTTCGCCCTCACATTCGCCTTCATCGTTGGAAGAAACTTCGCTACCTGCACATCACGTCGCTTTCTTTTCGGTGTGCTGTTCGCCGGCTGCTTCTCTTGCCTTCTCATGCAAGCCATCAGGTTGAACATACTGGCCAGGAGAAACTCGGCGCCCAGAGGATGGGTTTGGTGCTTGGGGGCTCTGGGACTCTGGCTGGTAGAAGTTGTCATCAACACTGAATGGCTAATCATTACTATTGTACGATACCCAACTAACATCACTGGAATTCTGGCATCTGCTTATCCTTTTCCCTGTAATATCGAAAACCAGGATTTTGTCATGGCACTCATTTATGTTCTAAATCTACTATTGACAGTCGTGGTGGCATCCGTACCCATATTGGCAGGTAAACACAAGCGTTGGCGCAAAGATGGAGCCTTCATCCTGGTCACAGGACTGATTTCGGTGGGCATCTGGGTGGCGTGGATTGTCATGTATGTGTACGGGAACACAAAGCACGGTGGGCCGACATGGGACGATCCCACATTGGCTATAGTATTGGTGTCAAACGCTTGGGTATTTCTGCTGCTCCACACGGTGCCGGCGGTGTGTAGCCTGAGtgaggaagatgaagatgaagctGTTGAGGAAAATCTGTACCCCAGCAGAGGTTACGAGAACATTCTGAAGGAGCAAAGTGCACAGAGCATATATGTGGAGAATAAAGCCTTCTCTATGGACGAGCCCAATGCAG gTAATAAGCCTGTGTCCCCATACAGCGGCTATAACGGCCAACACCGAAGTTGTGTTTACCAACCGACAGAACTAGCCATCATCACCAAAGGAGTGGTCAAT CAACAGATGGAATCGTATGACAATATAATTCCACGAGCATCCACAGGCACTCCTCCCAGAGCCCAGAGCGGCCACACCAGCCCCTCCGCACAGCTTGATGATATGagacaaatatatacaaat GGACATTTCAACAGAAGACCCCAGTGA
- the LOC109105175 gene encoding G-protein coupled receptor family C group 5 member C-like isoform X3 produces the protein MAHLTSKSQCFHLLLFIALCVFPGSLAQTSIPRGCGDNVDSLYFNLCDLTAVWGVVVEAFAAAGLVATLILLIVLLASLPFVTDRKWRSSLGLHAVFLIFTFGLFALTFAFIVGRNFATCTSRRFLFGVLFAGCFSCLLMQAIRLNILARRNSAPRGWVWCLGALGLWLVEVVINTEWLIITIVRYPTNITGILASAYPFPCNIENQDFVMALIYVLNLLLTVVVASVPILAGKHKRWRKDGAFILVTGLISVGIWVAWIVMYVYGNTKHGGPTWDDPTLAIVLVSNAWVFLLLHTVPAVCSLSEEDEDEAVEENLYPSRGYENILKEQSAQSIYVENKAFSMDEPNAGNKPVSPYSGYNGQHRSCVYQPTELAIITKGVVNGHFNRRPQ, from the exons ATGGCTCACCTCACCTCCAAATCCCAATGTTTTCATCTTCTGCTCTTCATCGCTCTATGCGTCTTTCCTGGATCACTGGCCCAGACTTCGATCCCCAGGGGCTGTGGAGATAATGTGGACTCCTTGTATTTCAACCTCTGTGACCTGACAGCAGTCTGGGGTGTTGTAGTTGAGGCATTTGCAGCTGCTGGTTTGGTGGCAACCCTGATTCTTCTGATCGTGCTGCTAGCCAGCCTTCCCTTCGTCACTGACAGGAAGTGGCGCAGTTCGTTGGGGCTTCATGCAGTCTTCCTCATCTTCACATTTGGACTGTTCGCCCTCACATTCGCCTTCATCGTTGGAAGAAACTTCGCTACCTGCACATCACGTCGCTTTCTTTTCGGTGTGCTGTTCGCCGGCTGCTTCTCTTGCCTTCTCATGCAAGCCATCAGGTTGAACATACTGGCCAGGAGAAACTCGGCGCCCAGAGGATGGGTTTGGTGCTTGGGGGCTCTGGGACTCTGGCTGGTAGAAGTTGTCATCAACACTGAATGGCTAATCATTACTATTGTACGATACCCAACTAACATCACTGGAATTCTGGCATCTGCTTATCCTTTTCCCTGTAATATCGAAAACCAGGATTTTGTCATGGCACTCATTTATGTTCTAAATCTACTATTGACAGTCGTGGTGGCATCCGTACCCATATTGGCAGGTAAACACAAGCGTTGGCGCAAAGATGGAGCCTTCATCCTGGTCACAGGACTGATTTCGGTGGGCATCTGGGTGGCGTGGATTGTCATGTATGTGTACGGGAACACAAAGCACGGTGGGCCGACATGGGACGATCCCACATTGGCTATAGTATTGGTGTCAAACGCTTGGGTATTTCTGCTGCTCCACACGGTGCCGGCGGTGTGTAGCCTGAGtgaggaagatgaagatgaagctGTTGAGGAAAATCTGTACCCCAGCAGAGGTTACGAGAACATTCTGAAGGAGCAAAGTGCACAGAGCATATATGTGGAGAATAAAGCCTTCTCTATGGACGAGCCCAATGCAG gTAATAAGCCTGTGTCCCCATACAGCGGCTATAACGGCCAACACCGAAGTTGTGTTTACCAACCGACAGAACTAGCCATCATCACCAAAGGAGTGGTCAAT GGACATTTCAACAGAAGACCCCAGTGA
- the LOC109105175 gene encoding G-protein coupled receptor family C group 5 member C-like isoform X2, giving the protein MAHLTSKSQCFHLLLFIALCVFPGSLAQTSIPRGCGDNVDSLYFNLCDLTAVWGVVVEAFAAAGLVATLILLIVLLASLPFVTDRKWRSSLGLHAVFLIFTFGLFALTFAFIVGRNFATCTSRRFLFGVLFAGCFSCLLMQAIRLNILARRNSAPRGWVWCLGALGLWLVEVVINTEWLIITIVRYPTNITGILASAYPFPCNIENQDFVMALIYVLNLLLTVVVASVPILAGKHKRWRKDGAFILVTGLISVGIWVAWIVMYVYGNTKHGGPTWDDPTLAIVLVSNAWVFLLLHTVPAVCSLSEEDEDEAVEENLYPSRGYENILKEQSAQSIYVENKAFSMDEPNAGNKPVSPYSGYNGQHRSCVYQPTELAIITKGVVNQQMESYDNIIPRASTGTPPRAQSGHTSPSAQLDDMRQIYTNV; this is encoded by the exons ATGGCTCACCTCACCTCCAAATCCCAATGTTTTCATCTTCTGCTCTTCATCGCTCTATGCGTCTTTCCTGGATCACTGGCCCAGACTTCGATCCCCAGGGGCTGTGGAGATAATGTGGACTCCTTGTATTTCAACCTCTGTGACCTGACAGCAGTCTGGGGTGTTGTAGTTGAGGCATTTGCAGCTGCTGGTTTGGTGGCAACCCTGATTCTTCTGATCGTGCTGCTAGCCAGCCTTCCCTTCGTCACTGACAGGAAGTGGCGCAGTTCGTTGGGGCTTCATGCAGTCTTCCTCATCTTCACATTTGGACTGTTCGCCCTCACATTCGCCTTCATCGTTGGAAGAAACTTCGCTACCTGCACATCACGTCGCTTTCTTTTCGGTGTGCTGTTCGCCGGCTGCTTCTCTTGCCTTCTCATGCAAGCCATCAGGTTGAACATACTGGCCAGGAGAAACTCGGCGCCCAGAGGATGGGTTTGGTGCTTGGGGGCTCTGGGACTCTGGCTGGTAGAAGTTGTCATCAACACTGAATGGCTAATCATTACTATTGTACGATACCCAACTAACATCACTGGAATTCTGGCATCTGCTTATCCTTTTCCCTGTAATATCGAAAACCAGGATTTTGTCATGGCACTCATTTATGTTCTAAATCTACTATTGACAGTCGTGGTGGCATCCGTACCCATATTGGCAGGTAAACACAAGCGTTGGCGCAAAGATGGAGCCTTCATCCTGGTCACAGGACTGATTTCGGTGGGCATCTGGGTGGCGTGGATTGTCATGTATGTGTACGGGAACACAAAGCACGGTGGGCCGACATGGGACGATCCCACATTGGCTATAGTATTGGTGTCAAACGCTTGGGTATTTCTGCTGCTCCACACGGTGCCGGCGGTGTGTAGCCTGAGtgaggaagatgaagatgaagctGTTGAGGAAAATCTGTACCCCAGCAGAGGTTACGAGAACATTCTGAAGGAGCAAAGTGCACAGAGCATATATGTGGAGAATAAAGCCTTCTCTATGGACGAGCCCAATGCAG gTAATAAGCCTGTGTCCCCATACAGCGGCTATAACGGCCAACACCGAAGTTGTGTTTACCAACCGACAGAACTAGCCATCATCACCAAAGGAGTGGTCAAT CAACAGATGGAATCGTATGACAATATAATTCCACGAGCATCCACAGGCACTCCTCCCAGAGCCCAGAGCGGCCACACCAGCCCCTCCGCACAGCTTGATGATATGagacaaatatatacaaat gTGTGA